The stretch of DNA GGGTTCACCGCCATGCTTGCAGTGATGGCCTTGGAAGATCACGGGATCAAATCTGGCCCCGTACTGGTCACCGGTGCTGCTGGCGGTGTGGGCTCTGTCGCCACCGCCATTCTGGCCAATCTGGGCCACACCGTCGCGGGCGTCACGGGGCGGCCTGAAACGGCGGATTACCTGACCTCGCTTGGGGCCAGCCAGATCGTGGCGCGCGAAGAGATCAATGAGACCACCAAACGCCCGCTTGAGGGTGAAACCTGGGGCGGCTGCGTCGATGCCGTAGGCGGCGCGATGCTGGCCCGTGTGCTGGGACAGATGGAATATGGGGCGTCCGTTGCCGCTGTAGGTCTGGCCGGGGGTGCAGGCTTGCCCGCGACCGTCATCCCGTTCCTGTTGCGCGGTGTGAACCTGTTGGGCATCGACAGCGTCATGCAGCCCTATGACAACCGTGTGCGTGCCTGGACCCGCATCGCCCAGGACCTGCCCATGGACAAGCTCGAGGCGATGGTCCAGCCCGCCACCCTGTCCGATCTGCCGCAGCTTGGCGCAGACATCCTCAAGGGTCAGGTCAAGGGCCGCGTCGTTGTGGACGTTAACGCCTGATCGGGCATCGGGCATGGTTGGTGACAACCGTGCCCATATCTTCTCTTGCCAATTGGCAGCGCCGTCGGCTAAGCCCCGCGTCATGACACAACTGCATATACATACATGGTTCTACGGCACGACAGTGACATAACCGGGCGGACCAATTCCTGTGCAGGACAGCAGCCGCCCCGAGGGGCGGTTTTTTTGTGTCGATACGTCTCCGGGGCAATGACAAGGGGACGGAGGACACCGTGTTACCGCCAGAAGACCTGAGAATTCGACCATCCCGCCTGTCAGACCACGCAGCACTTTGCGCGATGGCAAGGCCCGCTGGCGCAGGCGACGGGTTCACTGCACAGGATTTTAGCACGCTGACACTGGAGCCACGGCCTTGGGTCGACGTGATTGTCGCGACGCTGCAGGAGGAACCAATTGGCTACGCCGCCCTGCAGCGCACCCTTGACCTGCAGCGGGCGATCAAAGCGATGGTGCTGACGGATGTCTACGTCATTCCGCAGTTGCGGCGGCAAGGCATCGGCAGGGCGCTGATCGACGGTGCCTGCCTTGAGGCCGGGCTTGCAGGGTGCCGCGCCCTTTTTGTCCAAACAGGTTTGGGTGACGCTGACGCAACTGCACTGTGCCGCGCGTCTGGATTTGTCGACCGGCCTGCGCTGGGTCCGCACCTTGAAAGAGCGCTTTGAGGGTTGGCAGCGCGGCCCGCTGCGGCCTAGATGTGCCCAAAGGGCAAAGGGAGCCAGAGATGACCGCCTATGACGACAGCAACATTTTCGCCCAGATCCTGCGGGGCGAAGTCCCGTCTTTCAAAGTCTACGAAGACGATGACACCTTGTGCTTCATGGACATCATGCCGCGCACGGACGGGCACTGCTTGGTGATCCCCAAAACCCCGTGCCGCAACGTGCTTGATGCAAGCGACGCGCAATTGGCTGCCGTCATGGCAACAGTCAAGAAAGTCGCGAACGCAGCCAAGGCAGCCTTTGACGCCGATGGCATCACTTTGCAGCAATTCAACGAAACGGCGGGCGGGCAGGAGGTGTTTCACCTGCATTTCCACATCCATCCACGGCATGACGGCGTGCCGATGCGTCCGGCTGGCCAAATGGGGGATATGGACGCGATCAAGGGCCACGCCAAAAAGATCAGCGCGGCCCTGTGACGTGACGTGACGTGACGTGACGTTGAGGTGACGTTGACGGGGCGCAGGTCAAAGCGTCCCAGTCTTTTTCCGCCTACCTACTCGGCGGGTTGGCCCACGGCGTCATTCGCCCTTTCACGCCGACTGTCATTGATCAGCGCCTTGGCCAGTGCCACGGCCATCAGCACCATGACAAAGGTGAACGGCAGGGCACCCACGATCATCGCGTCCTGAAGCGGCGCCAGCGCGTCCGCATTGTTCGGATCAATCGCGCCCGCAACCAGCAGGCTGCCGATCACGCCGGTCAGGATCAGACCCCAGATGATGCGGTGTTTTATCCCGGTTTCCGCGGCACCGCCGGACATGATGGTGTTCATCACAAGGATCCCGGAATCCGCCGACGTCACGAGAAAGGTCATGATCAGTACCACGCACATCACGATGACCGCCCCCAGCAGCCAGTCCGGCACAATCATCGCGAGCGATACAAACAGCTTGTTGGTGTTTGATGCACCTACAATCGCCCCGTCCGCCACGCCCAGCAGTTCGTTATTGACAGCCGTACCGCCCAGGATGGTGAGCCAGGCAAAGCACACGAGGGCAGGCGCGATCATGCAGCCCAGGATGAACTCGCGCACGGTGCGCCCCTTGGAGATGCGGGCGAGGAACAACCCGACAAAAGGTGAAAACGCGATCCACCAGGCCCAGTAAAAGGTCGTCCAGCCCGATTGCCAGCCAAACAGGCGCCCTTGCGTTCCAGCCTCATACGCGGCGGCCTGCACGGATGGATCAAGCGCTGCGGCATCGCCCTCAAGCCCGGCGACAAAGCCGTCATAGCTGCCCCAGGCATTCGTGGCCCCGCTGTACAGCGCACCGGCGACTGGTTCTGCCTCCGCCGGAAGGGCGGCGGTGAACGCCTCTTGCGACAATGGGCTATAGGCTTCGAAACTCAGGGGAATGAAGTTCCAGATGTAATCGGCCAGCGCCGTGCCGTAGGTCGTCAGCGCAAAGATGAATGAGCCGAAAACGATGAACGTCAGCAAAAGCAGCATCGACAGCACCAGGTTCAGGTTCGACAGGTACTTGATCCCGCGCCCCACGCCGGACACCGCCGACAGGATCGACATACCCATGATGATCGCCAGCGCCGTGATCAGCCCCACGGTCGAGGGTTTGGGCGCCGCACCATCAACGGCATCACCCATCAACCACTCCATGCCGGTCACGTTGTAGACACCATCGACAAACTGGCTCACGCCGTAACCAATGGTCACGGCCACGCCCAGGATCGTCGCCACGACGCCCAGAACGTCAACGACATGACCCAGAAAGCCGTTGGCCGCCCGACCCAAAAGCGGGGTCAACGCCGACCGGATGGTCAGCGGCATGTCGCGGGTATAGGCGTAATAGGCCAGGCTCAGCCCGGTGATCACATAGATGGCCCAGGCGTGAATCCCGAAATGCCACAGCGCGTAGCGAAATGCGGATTGCACCGCTTCGGGGCTGTTGGCATCGGCACCTTGCGCCACGATCACAGGGTTCGACCCCCACAGGCCCACCGGTTCCGCCGTGGCAAAGACCATGAGGCCCACGCCCAGACCAGCACCGAACATCATCGCAAACCATGAAAAGGTCGAAAACTCGGTCTGCGTGTCAGCACCGCCCAACTTGCGCTTTCCGACCGGCAACGCGGCCAGCACAAACAGAAAGAACGCAAAAAAGCCGACGGAAATGATGTAGAAGGCATTAAAGCCCTGCAAAGTCGCCCAGTTCCACGCGTCCAGCGTCTGGGTGGCTGCGGCGGGCCAAAGGATCGCCCACAACACCAAAGCCACCATCGTGATTTTCGAAATCAGCGCGATGGGCAGGCTATGTCCCTCATAAAATCCGGACTCCTGAGTGTTGATCTCAAGATCCGTAAACGGTTCTCGTATCGCCATTGAACTGGCTCCCTGTTTTGTTGTTTGACCCGGCGTCTGTCTGACCGGCAAGGCTGTGGGCGAAAAATCCCGTGGATGTGCACGTCGCTCACATGGGAACGCGTCTGCGCGCGCTTCTTCCCTTAAAAGTGGCAGGGTTGCTTGCGAAAACTGGTGATTCTGCGACAGCGGCGCGCCCGGATTTGACGTTTTTTGTCGGTCCACGCGCGAAATCACGACCGAATCTTGAAAAAATGAGACAAACGCGCCGATCAGACAGGCGGTATCGGTGTGTTTTTTGCGTCGTATGGGATACAAAATTTGAAATTCCAGTCGCCAATTTCACAAAAGCGACGGAAACGGCCATTTGACGCCGATTGCGACGCAAAACACGACAATTAACCCTTCGCCAATAAGCGGAGCCGTGCTTTCCTTTTGTCATAAAAATGACAACAGGAAGGTAACCATGTCTATTCAACCTCCTTTGACGGAGCTGCCGATCAAAACCGCCGACACGGGGTTTTATCGTGGGTTCAGTGTCAATGTTGCGGTGATCAGTAAGATCATCATCAGTATGCTTGTCGTCTGGTGCATCGTCTGGCCAACCGAAGCCGGTACGATCCTGGGCGACTGGAACAGCGTCATTCTCGAGAACTTTGCCGCCTGGTACATCTGGGTTGTAACCTTTTTCGTGATTGTGTGCCTTGGCCTTGCGATCTGGCCAACGGCTGGGCGCCTCAACCTGGGTCAGCCGGGTGAAAAACCTGAATTCACCAACTTTTCGTGGTTTTCCATGATGTTCGGCGCCGGGATCGGTGTCGGGATGCTCACCTGGGCCGTGGCTGAACCCGTGGCCCACTTCAAAAACAACCCCTCCGTCATCCAGGGGGCAACCACAGCGCTTGGCGCGGACAACGTGCGCGAGGCCTATGTCTGGTCGTTCCTGCATTGGGGGCTGGGCGCATGGGCGTGCTACGCCATCGCCGGTCTGGCGCTGGCATTCTTCAGCTACCGCCGTGGTCTGCCGCTGACGATCCGGTCGTCGCTGACACCGCTTTTCGGCGCCAAGCTGTCGGGGTTCCTGGGCAACCTCATCGACATCGTGGCCGTGGTTGCGACCATCCTTGGTGTGGCGCAAACGCTAGGCTTTGGCGTGGAACAGTTCGTGGCGGGTCTGACCCGGATCGGGATCGGTGGCCTTGTGCTCGATGACGGCTCGGCAACAACGCTTGGCATCATCGTGGCCCTTCTGGTCATCATGGGGGCCTCGACTCTGTCGGCACTCTCCGGTGTGGGCAAGGGCATCAAGTGGCTGTCGAACATCAACATGGTGCTGTCGATCTTCCTTCTGGGCTTCTTCATCATCTTCGGGGCCACGTTCTTTGGCGCCGCGGCCTTCTTCGTGGGCATCTGGGATTACCTCGTTGCGCTGCCATGGCTCAGCTTCAACGTCTACGCCTCTGACGGTGTCGACGGGTCCGAAGCGTTCCTGCTGGCCCAATGGCAGGGCTGGTGGCCGGTGTTCTACTGGGCCTGGTGGATCGCATTTGCCCCCTTCGTGGGCCTGTTCCTGGCGCGCATCTCGCGGGGTCGGACCATCCGTGAATTCGTGCTTGGTGCCATGATCGTTCCGTCGCTGATGTGCTTTGTCTGGTTCGCATGGGCGGGTGGCACAGCCATTGACCTCGAACTGAACGGCGATGCAAACGGTGTCATCCTGGACGCGGCCAATGGTGACAAGATCTTTGCCATGACCGAGTTCATGCTGGCGCCCATCGCGCAGCTTCTTGCGTGGGCCATGGCGGTCGTGATCGTTGTGCTGTTGATGACGTTCCTCGTGACATCGGCTGACTCAGCTGTGCTCATCGTGAACACCATCAACGCCGCCGGTGACGAAGGTCCCAAGGCGCGTCCCCACATCCTGTTCTGGGGCGCAGCCCTAGGCCTTGTGGTCGCTGGCTTGCTGATTTCCGGCGGGACCGGGGCCATTCAGACAGCCATGGTGATCGGGGCGTTGCCATTCTCGATCGTGATGGCGCTGATGTGTGTTGCCCTGATCAAGGCGATCTACAACGACGGTCGTCGTGAGGCCGCGGGCGTGCCCGCCGTGCATTCGGAAATTCCGGGCGCCACGGGCAACGGTCTGACGCCTGCCGAATAATACGCAGTCACACGCGTAAATCACGGGCTCCGGCGCTTGCGCGCCGGGGCCTTTTTCTTAAGCTGGGCAGGACTGCGAAAGGCCCGCCCATGTCCCTTGATCTCGACTTTGTCCGCGCCCAGTTTCCGGCTTTTGCCGAGCCATCTCTGCAGGGGCAGGCGTTTTTCGAGAACGCAGGCGGCAGTTACACCTGTCGCCACGTCATCGACCGGCTGTTCCGTTTCTACACCCAGCGCAAGGTGCAGCCCTATGCCGACTACGACGCCTCTCGGCTGGGCGGGGAAGAAATGGACGAGGCGCGCATGCGCATGGCCGCCCTTCTTGGGGTAGAAACAGATGAACTGAGTTTCGGCCCGTCCACCACGCAAAACACCTATGTGCTGGCGCAGGCCTTTGCCGGAATGATGCAGCCGGGTGAGGCCATCGTCGTCACCAATCAGGATCACGAGGCCAATTCCGGCCCGTGGCGCCGTCTGGCCGAGCGCGGGTTCGAGATCCGCGAATGGCAGGTCGATCCCGCCACCGGCCATCTGGACCCGGCAGCACTTGAGGATCTTCTGGACGAAACCGTCCGGCTGGTCTGTTTTCCCCATTGCTCGAACGTGGTCGGCGAGATCAATCCCGTAACCGAGATCACCGCACTTGCCCATGCCGCCGGTGCCTTTGTCTGCGTCGACGGCGTCAGCTATGCGCCGCACGGCTTTCCCGATGTCGGCACGCTTGGGCCGGACATCTACCTCTTCTCCGCCTACAAAACCTACGGGCCGCATCAGGGCCTCATGACCATCCGCCGCACGTTAGGGGAATTGCTGCCGAACCAGGGGCATCATTTCAACGCGGGCTCCCTCTACAAACGTTTTACACCCGCAGGCCCCGATCACGCGCAAGTGGCGGCCTGTGCGGGCATGGCAGATTATGTTGACGCTCTTTACGATCACCATATAGGCGGTGGTGATACACAAGTGTCCCCGCGGGGACAGATCGTCCACGACCTGATGCGCGCCCGCGAGGTCGAGGCACTGACCCGCGTGATGGACGCGCTCAAGGACCGCAATGACCTGCGCGTGATTGGCCCGACGGATGCGTCAGTCAGGGCACCAACAGTCGCCCTCGATCTGGGCCGTGATCCCGTCGCCGTCGCGGCCGAGCTGGCCGACGACGGGATCATGGCAGGCGGCGGTGATTTCTACGCCGGGCGCGCCTTGCAGGCCATGGGCGTGGACCCGGAGCGCGGCGTTCTGCGGTTGAGTTTCACGCATTACACGAACGATGCCGAGATTGATCAAATGCTGACCGCCCTAGACGCTGTTCTTTGACGCAAGGACACCCTGCGACATCTTGATCCAACTGCGTGCGCGCTACGTAAGCCTCGGTAACAAAAGGAAACGGGGCGTTGAGCAGCACACCGATCATCATGTGGTTCCGGCGGGACTTGAGACTGAGCGACCATCCGGCGCTCAAAGCTGCCTGCGACAGCGGCTGTCCCGTGATCCCCGTCGTCATCCGCGACGGCAGCGTCGACGACTTGGGCGCAGCACCAAAATGGCGTTGGGGTTTGGGGGTCGAGCATCTCGCGCAATCGCTGGCCGATAAGGGCAGCAAGCTGATTTTCCGGTCGGGCGACGCGCTGAAAGTCTTGCAAAAACTGATCGAAGAAACCGGGGCGGGGGCCGTCTATTGGTCGCGCCTCTATGATCCGCAGGCCGTTGAGCGCGACAGCACGATCAAAGCGACGCTCAAGGAACAGGACATTGACGCGCGCAGCTACGGCGGCCATCTTATGTTCGAGCCCTGGACGGCAGAGACCAAGACGGGCGGCTTCTACAAGGTTTACACACCCTTTTGGCGGTCGGTGAAGGACCGCGAGGTGGACGCGCCCTTGTCCACACCGGGCCGCATTCCCGCCCCCGATGCGTGGCCCGACAGCGAGGCGCTGGATGACTGGGCGCTTGGTTCCGCGATGAACCGCGGCGCGGAGATCGTCCGCCCCTATGTGCGGTTGGGCGAGAGTGCGGCACAGTCGCGGCTTGGGGCATTCATGGCCTCCAAAGTCGCAAGCTACGACAACGGACGGGACATCCCGGCCGAGGATCGCACGTCGAACCTGTCGGAGAACCTGGCTCTTGGAGAGATCAGCCCGCACCAGTGTTGGCACGCAGGGGTGCGGGCGTTGGACGAGGGTAAGGCCGGTGCGGAAACCTTCCTGAAAGAATTGGTCTGGCGCGAGTTTGCGTATCACCTGATGCACCATACGCCGCGCATCGTGGACCAGAACTGGAAAGAGGATTGGGATTCGTTTCCCTGGAACGAGGACGAGCGCAGGGCCGAGGTCAAAGCCTGGAAACAGGGGCGGACCGGCATCCAGTTCGTCGATGCCGCCATGCGCGAGATGTACGTGACGGGGCGCATGCACAACCGTGGGCGCATGATCGTCGCGTCGTATCTGTGCAAGCACCTGATGTGTCATTGGCGGATTGGGCAGCGGTGGTTCGACGACTGCCTGATTGACTGGGATCCCGCCAGCAACGCGATGGGCTGGCAGTGGTCGGCGGGCTCTGGTCCCGATGCGACGCCCTATTTCCGAGTGTTCAACCCGGTCACGCAACTCGACAAGTTCGACAAGAACCGCGACTACGTCAGCCGCTGGATCGCCGAAGGGCGCAGCAACAAGGCATCCGAGGCGCTATCCTATTTCGACGCGATCCCACGGTCGTGGAACATGTCGCCGGATGACGGTTATCCGGACCCGATCGTCGCCGCTGACCAAGGGCGCAAACGGGCGCTAAGTGCTTATGAAAACCGTGATTTCTGAGTGCAAACGCGTGGGAATGGTTGCGCCAGTGAAAGTGTCTAGTTAACTTGACAAAAACGCCTATGGGGAGCGTGTATGATCCTGACAAAGACGGACGGCCAGACAAACTTGCCGCGATATTTTGCCCGTGTCTTTGACATGGCGCAGGGGATGAACAACGGACGTGTTGATTTTGTGCTGCCGGATGGCCGGCAGTTTCGGGCCGAGGGCCCGAACCCCGGCCCGGTGGCCGAGGTGCACATCCACAACGATGACCTTTTTGCCCGTTTGATCCGCGAGGGCGATCTGGGATTTTGCGACGCCTATCTTGATGAATGGTGGAGCACACCGGACCTTCAGGCCTTTATGGACTGGGTACATGCGGACAACGACGACATCTATGACGGGTTTCCCGGCATGGGCTTGGTGCGACGTTTTGAGAAGTTCCGCTTTTGGCTGCAACGCAACAACCGTGTGCAGGCCAAAAAGAACATCAGCTACCACTATGATCTGGGCAACGAGTTCTATGGCCTGTGGTTGGATGACACGATGACCTATTCCTCGGCCCTGTTTGAGACGGGGCAGGAAAGCCACGAGGCGGCGCAGATCGCGAAATACGCCAGCATGGTGGACCAGATGGGCGCGCAGCCCGGCGATCACATCCTTGAGATCGGGTGCGGTTGGGGTGGCTTTGCGGAATATGCCGCCAAGGAGCGGGGGCTGAAGGTCACGGGCCTGACCATCAGCGAAGAACAGATCAAGTATGCCCGGGAACGGATTGAGAAGGCTGGACTTTCCAATCTTGTCGATTTCAAGTTGCAGGATTACCGCGACGAGCGTGGGACCTATGATGGCATCGCAAGCATCGAGATGTTCGAAGCTGTGGGCGAGAAATACTGGCCCGTCTACTTCGAGACTGTCAAAGAGCGCCTGAAGCCCGGCAAGAACGCAACGCTTCAGATCATCACAGTCACGGACCGGCGGTGGAAAGTCTACAAGCGCGGCGTGGATTTCATTCAGAAGTACATCTTTCCCGGTGGCATGTTGCCCAGCCCGTCGGTGCTGCGCCAACAGATCACCAAGGCCGGTCTGGGTATCGAGCGGTCCATCGAATTCGGCGAAAGCTACAACATCTCGCTGCGCCGCTGGCACGAAACCTTCAACCAGAAGTGGGACGAGATTGCCGAGATGGGTTTTGACGACCGTTTTCGGCGGATGTGGAATTTTTACCTGACCTCTTGCGCGGCCACCTTTGAAAGTGCCAACTGCGATGTGACCCAGATCACGATCAAACGACCCGGATAAGTATGAAAGACCTGAACGATGCCTGACGCAGCCAAGCTTGTCGGTGGCGTGTGCCTGGCGATCCTGGCCTTTGTCGTGTCCGGCATGATCATGCCGCTGTTCGAGGAAGACACAAATTTCGGCTGGTTCACACATGTCAATGTTGCCGTCGGGTTCATATGTGGCTGGATGGTGATCGGCGCGCGGGCAGGGCGCGGCATGACGTCTGCGATCAACGTCGGCCTGACGGGCCCGGTCGTCATGGTGTTCTGGGCGCTGTTCATCCAATCGTGCAACGAGATGGTGCGCGTTGCCATGAAGAACCGCTATGACGGCGCGTTCGAGGCCGTCGTCGCCATCTTTCAGATCGGGGCGGAATGGGCGCTGTTGATGGCCACGATACCGATTTGGGTGACCTTGCTTGCCGGTGGGGCGATCACGGGTGTGTTGACCGAATACGCCTGGCGCACCTGGCGATAGGGCGATGGCACCTCTGTTTTTCTATGGCACGTTGAGATACGCGCCCCTTCTTGACTGCGTGTCGGGGCGGG from Tateyamaria omphalii encodes:
- the acuI gene encoding acryloyl-CoA reductase, translated to MFKALVVNKDEESSKTSAAVTELSLDDLPQAEVTVAVEYSTVNYKDGLCIGPGGGLVRKYPHVPGIDFAGTVEASDDDRYAPGDKVVLTGWRVGEAHWGGYAQKARVKADWLVPLPDGLDTRQAMAVGTAGFTAMLAVMALEDHGIKSGPVLVTGAAGGVGSVATAILANLGHTVAGVTGRPETADYLTSLGASQIVAREEINETTKRPLEGETWGGCVDAVGGAMLARVLGQMEYGASVAAVGLAGGAGLPATVIPFLLRGVNLLGIDSVMQPYDNRVRAWTRIAQDLPMDKLEAMVQPATLSDLPQLGADILKGQVKGRVVVDVNA
- a CDS encoding GNAT family N-acetyltransferase — protein: MARPAGAGDGFTAQDFSTLTLEPRPWVDVIVATLQEEPIGYAALQRTLDLQRAIKAMVLTDVYVIPQLRRQGIGRALIDGACLEAGLAGCRALFVQTGLGDADATALCRASGFVDRPALGPHLERAL
- a CDS encoding HIT family protein, producing the protein MTAYDDSNIFAQILRGEVPSFKVYEDDDTLCFMDIMPRTDGHCLVIPKTPCRNVLDASDAQLAAVMATVKKVANAAKAAFDADGITLQQFNETAGGQEVFHLHFHIHPRHDGVPMRPAGQMGDMDAIKGHAKKISAAL
- a CDS encoding BCCT family transporter, with protein sequence MAIREPFTDLEINTQESGFYEGHSLPIALISKITMVALVLWAILWPAAATQTLDAWNWATLQGFNAFYIISVGFFAFFLFVLAALPVGKRKLGGADTQTEFSTFSWFAMMFGAGLGVGLMVFATAEPVGLWGSNPVIVAQGADANSPEAVQSAFRYALWHFGIHAWAIYVITGLSLAYYAYTRDMPLTIRSALTPLLGRAANGFLGHVVDVLGVVATILGVAVTIGYGVSQFVDGVYNVTGMEWLMGDAVDGAAPKPSTVGLITALAIIMGMSILSAVSGVGRGIKYLSNLNLVLSMLLLLTFIVFGSFIFALTTYGTALADYIWNFIPLSFEAYSPLSQEAFTAALPAEAEPVAGALYSGATNAWGSYDGFVAGLEGDAAALDPSVQAAAYEAGTQGRLFGWQSGWTTFYWAWWIAFSPFVGLFLARISKGRTVREFILGCMIAPALVCFAWLTILGGTAVNNELLGVADGAIVGASNTNKLFVSLAMIVPDWLLGAVIVMCVVLIMTFLVTSADSGILVMNTIMSGGAAETGIKHRIIWGLILTGVIGSLLVAGAIDPNNADALAPLQDAMIVGALPFTFVMVLMAVALAKALINDSRRERANDAVGQPAE
- a CDS encoding BCCT family transporter, with amino-acid sequence MSIQPPLTELPIKTADTGFYRGFSVNVAVISKIIISMLVVWCIVWPTEAGTILGDWNSVILENFAAWYIWVVTFFVIVCLGLAIWPTAGRLNLGQPGEKPEFTNFSWFSMMFGAGIGVGMLTWAVAEPVAHFKNNPSVIQGATTALGADNVREAYVWSFLHWGLGAWACYAIAGLALAFFSYRRGLPLTIRSSLTPLFGAKLSGFLGNLIDIVAVVATILGVAQTLGFGVEQFVAGLTRIGIGGLVLDDGSATTLGIIVALLVIMGASTLSALSGVGKGIKWLSNINMVLSIFLLGFFIIFGATFFGAAAFFVGIWDYLVALPWLSFNVYASDGVDGSEAFLLAQWQGWWPVFYWAWWIAFAPFVGLFLARISRGRTIREFVLGAMIVPSLMCFVWFAWAGGTAIDLELNGDANGVILDAANGDKIFAMTEFMLAPIAQLLAWAMAVVIVVLLMTFLVTSADSAVLIVNTINAAGDEGPKARPHILFWGAALGLVVAGLLISGGTGAIQTAMVIGALPFSIVMALMCVALIKAIYNDGRREAAGVPAVHSEIPGATGNGLTPAE
- a CDS encoding aminotransferase class V-fold PLP-dependent enzyme, with the translated sequence MSLDLDFVRAQFPAFAEPSLQGQAFFENAGGSYTCRHVIDRLFRFYTQRKVQPYADYDASRLGGEEMDEARMRMAALLGVETDELSFGPSTTQNTYVLAQAFAGMMQPGEAIVVTNQDHEANSGPWRRLAERGFEIREWQVDPATGHLDPAALEDLLDETVRLVCFPHCSNVVGEINPVTEITALAHAAGAFVCVDGVSYAPHGFPDVGTLGPDIYLFSAYKTYGPHQGLMTIRRTLGELLPNQGHHFNAGSLYKRFTPAGPDHAQVAACAGMADYVDALYDHHIGGGDTQVSPRGQIVHDLMRAREVEALTRVMDALKDRNDLRVIGPTDASVRAPTVALDLGRDPVAVAAELADDGIMAGGGDFYAGRALQAMGVDPERGVLRLSFTHYTNDAEIDQMLTALDAVL
- a CDS encoding cryptochrome/photolyase family protein, whose product is MWFRRDLRLSDHPALKAACDSGCPVIPVVIRDGSVDDLGAAPKWRWGLGVEHLAQSLADKGSKLIFRSGDALKVLQKLIEETGAGAVYWSRLYDPQAVERDSTIKATLKEQDIDARSYGGHLMFEPWTAETKTGGFYKVYTPFWRSVKDREVDAPLSTPGRIPAPDAWPDSEALDDWALGSAMNRGAEIVRPYVRLGESAAQSRLGAFMASKVASYDNGRDIPAEDRTSNLSENLALGEISPHQCWHAGVRALDEGKAGAETFLKELVWREFAYHLMHHTPRIVDQNWKEDWDSFPWNEDERRAEVKAWKQGRTGIQFVDAAMREMYVTGRMHNRGRMIVASYLCKHLMCHWRIGQRWFDDCLIDWDPASNAMGWQWSAGSGPDATPYFRVFNPVTQLDKFDKNRDYVSRWIAEGRSNKASEALSYFDAIPRSWNMSPDDGYPDPIVAADQGRKRALSAYENRDF
- a CDS encoding SAM-dependent methyltransferase, translated to MILTKTDGQTNLPRYFARVFDMAQGMNNGRVDFVLPDGRQFRAEGPNPGPVAEVHIHNDDLFARLIREGDLGFCDAYLDEWWSTPDLQAFMDWVHADNDDIYDGFPGMGLVRRFEKFRFWLQRNNRVQAKKNISYHYDLGNEFYGLWLDDTMTYSSALFETGQESHEAAQIAKYASMVDQMGAQPGDHILEIGCGWGGFAEYAAKERGLKVTGLTISEEQIKYARERIEKAGLSNLVDFKLQDYRDERGTYDGIASIEMFEAVGEKYWPVYFETVKERLKPGKNATLQIITVTDRRWKVYKRGVDFIQKYIFPGGMLPSPSVLRQQITKAGLGIERSIEFGESYNISLRRWHETFNQKWDEIAEMGFDDRFRRMWNFYLTSCAATFESANCDVTQITIKRPG
- a CDS encoding TrgA family protein, with product MPDAAKLVGGVCLAILAFVVSGMIMPLFEEDTNFGWFTHVNVAVGFICGWMVIGARAGRGMTSAINVGLTGPVVMVFWALFIQSCNEMVRVAMKNRYDGAFEAVVAIFQIGAEWALLMATIPIWVTLLAGGAITGVLTEYAWRTWR